In Bactrocera neohumeralis isolate Rockhampton chromosome 5, APGP_CSIRO_Bneo_wtdbg2-racon-allhic-juicebox.fasta_v2, whole genome shotgun sequence, the genomic window TTAGAATCTGAAAATATTACAAGAATCCTTGTAGATTTTTCATGTTTACTGTTTTGTACTTGTGCAATTATTCCAATTCATTTGAGAATGTACTTACATTTGGTTTATTTTCTAGGGCGAGAAAATCTCGACCATCTTGAAGGCCGCCAATGTTGATGTTGAACCTTACTGGCCCGGTTTGTTCGCCAAGGCTTTGGAAGGTATTAACGTTAAGGACTTGATCACCAACATTGGATCCGGTGTCGGTGCTGCTGCCCCAGCTGGTGGTGCTGCCGCCGCTGGTGGAGATGCTGCTCCAGCTGAGGCCAAgaaagaagagaagaagaaggagGAAGAACCAGAGGAATCCGACGATGACATGGGCTTCGGTCTCTTCGATTAAGTCTAAacgttttatagtttttattaaaacttttaatgtcCTATTGACGAAGTATAAAGGAAATTTTGTATACTACGTATGCAAAACGTGAAACAATTGTGTACTTATTCATCATTATGGTTCATAATTCAACTAATCTGTGTGTCGTTAGAAAGCGTAATCGATACGCTTTCGTATAGGATGCAACTAACCAAGTTTTTTGTAATTCGAAGCGTGCAATTGAAAAGTTGTTTATTGTAAGGCAGTGAAAtcttattacttttaaataagCTGTGCACATTGTGTATTTATTGCAAAGTGATAATTGGTTTCACTTTCTGTTGTGAGTGTGGCTGTGGAATACGTAAAGTTAtccaaaaaattgtatgtaaaaaTGTGATTGTGTGTGTAATGAAAGGATTTCCTGTATGGAAGTAGGATTTTCGTCCTGTGCTCAAAATTTGCACAATCTTATTAATACATAACAATACGGCGAACTCGAGCTTTTAGAAAACCCAGTAATCTCGTTCAGTGAGTTTTCTAATGGATCCAATTATGCTCATGAGTTCACCGTTTTGTTATGTATTAATATAGCACAGACAGATACTTAACATTTCGAGGGAAATATGAGTTTTTGACAGCGACGACGTAATTTAAAGCATTCTCAGCCATAAAGGTATTTGATCTTGACCACTATGTAGAGAATGGTTAGTTTCAAGATATAGCAAATGAAGGAGTTCAAAATGATTtgagaaaacatatttttgcaactatttTAAGAGTGCCGGTATttaagcacatatgtacatggcaAGTGGTTCTTACTGGGATGtctaatttttctttgtaattgtTGCTTAAGATAACGTAATATGGATAAATGGTGTCAATATATCAAGATTGgattatcaattttttataagagttaATTTTTCTCTCTATGCAGTTGTGCTTTGGTATCAAAAAACTATAATCGTATAATAAATTGGCAGCAAGTAAGTTTTATTGCAGCTATTAGTTCAATAATGATAACAATGCAATTTTCAGTCTGTAATGCGCGTAGAATATTTGGAATAAGTTTCAGTTAAACCACGATAGTCAAGTAGTGTGGAATTACTAtttaaaaagcattaaaatgcGTGTTAGTACCAgggtttgaatatttttaaacgaatagatttacatatttttataagtagAAAGTAACATACTTTCTTTTTAGATACCTCTGTTGAAAATAATAGTGATacagtaataaaaatttctgaTTTTACATAATACTTCTCACTCGGCTTTCGTTCCCATTGAATGTAACGAAACTGTATTTTATTCCCGTATCCAGATTTTTATTTCCGCAGCTATTGGAGAATATTTTATTCCGCTACAACTACCCGTATT contains:
- the LOC126760334 gene encoding 60S acidic ribosomal protein P1; the protein is MSTKAELACVYAALVLVDDDIAVTGEKISTILKAANVDVEPYWPGLFAKALEGINVKDLITNIGSGVGAAAPAGGAAAAGGDAAPAEAKKEEKKKEEEPEESDDDMGFGLFD